A genomic segment from Enoplosus armatus isolate fEnoArm2 chromosome 12, fEnoArm2.hap1, whole genome shotgun sequence encodes:
- the gdf10a gene encoding growth/differentiation factor 10 — protein sequence MAALSMISSHLFLLMLNCLLGAASVRTVKGSSGSAQDSLDLDQDMVSQHMSRLYEKYNRENRLREGNTVRSFRASQDSSDHRTVYRLNLTTLQDSEVILSATFHFLLDRRPHQKPWFCKRFKSPSCRSSAVHPSPSISLLLRSVSSGSEVRSGSMGSFLGNVTFHPHRRGVWQMKDVTQVIKEARDKGHLLVSVELNFGQQYQRKPEQALSAGSLPYLLLYANDQALAESNSVAASLQRYDPFSEGGESSHSSQLLHRPNSSPESKGRVRREATLLSDPIQNNELPEVDYRPDGYRKDDLWESTWYLALKPKPKSGKKEKKRKSQEEEGAEQGRGAHDTEEARVLKEGEGTSQGLKRDDSTVRKLKDSLTISDGQKHERRNEGKDGKKHKGSANSQSPVLSFDEQTMRKARRRQWGETQHRGCSRRNLRVDFADIGWSEWVIAPTAFDAYYCAGTCGFPMPKVARPSNHATIQSIVRAVGIIPGVPEPCCVPEKMSPLAVLYQDESRNPVLKVYPNMSVQSCSCR from the exons ATGGCAGCTCTAAGTATGATTTCCTCGCACCTGTTCCTGTTGATGTTAAACTGTTTGCTGGGTGCTGCATCAGTTAGGACCGTGAAAGGGAGCTCTGGGAGCGCACAGGACAGCTTGGACCTGGATCAAGACATGGTGTCCCAGCACATGTCCAGACTGTACGAGAAATACAACAGGGAAAACCGCCTCAGAGAGGGAAACACTGTCAGGAGTTTCAGAGCCAGCCAAG ACTCTTCTGACCACAGGACGGTGTACAGACTAAACCTGACAACCCTCCAGGACTCAGAGGTCATTCTCTCTGCCACATTCCACTTCCTGCTCGATCGGCGACCTCATCAAAAACCCTGGTTCTGTAAACGCTTCAAAAGCCCATCCTGTCGTTCCTCTGCCGTCCACCCTTCTCCGTCCATCAGCCTGCTCCTTCGCTCTGTCTCCTctgggtcagaggtcagatcTGGGTCAATGGGGTCATTTCTAGGCAATGTGACCTTCCACCCCCACAGGAGAGGGGTGTGGCAGATGAAAGATGTGACCCAGGTCATAAAGGAGGCACGGGACAAGGGTCATCTCCTGGTGTCAGTGGAGTTGAACTTTGGGCAGCAATACCAGAGGAAACCAGAGCAGGCGCTGTCTGCTGGCAGCCTGCCCTACCTGTTACTGTATGCTAATGACCAAGCCTTGGCAGAGTCCAACAGTGTGGCTGCAAGCCTTCAGAGATATGACCCCTTCAGCGAGGGAGGAGAGTCCTCACATTCCTCACAGCTCCTGCACAGACCAAACTCCTCACCAGAGTCCAAAGGACGCGTGAGAAGGGAAGCAACTCTGCTCTCTGACCCCATTCAGAACAATGAGCTGCCCGAGGTGGACTACAGGCCTGATGGGTACAGGAAGGATGACCTTTGGGAGAGCACTTGGTACCTGGCACTCAAACCTAAGCCTAAATcaggaaagaaggagaagaagagaaagagccaggaggaggaaggagcagagCAAGGTAGAGGAGCACATGATACAGAAGAAGCTCGAGTTCtcaaagaaggagaaggaacGTCACAGGGGCTCAAACGTGATGACTCAACTGTGAGAAAACTCAAAGACAGTCTGACGATCAGTGACGGACAAAAGCATGAGCGGAGAAATGAGGGAAAGGATGGAAAAAAGCACAAGGGGAGCGCAAACTCTCAGTCACCTGTTCTGAGTTTTGATGAGCAAACGATGCGCAAGGCCAGGAGAAGGCAGTGGGGCGAAACCCAACACAGAGGCTGCTCCAGGAGGAACCTCAGAGTGGATTTTGCAGACATTGGCTGGAGCGAGTGGGTCATTGCACCCACGGCATTTGATGCCTACTACTGTGCTGGTACATGTGGATTTCCCATGCCCAAG GTGGCGAGGCCATCTAACCACGCCACCATCCAGAGCATAGTCCGAGCCGTTGGGATCATTCCCGGAGTTCCTGAGCCCTGCTGCGTCCCAGAAAAAATGAGTCCTCTGGCCGTGCTCTACCAGGACGAATCCAGGAACCCAGTGCTCAAAGTGTACCCCAATATGTCCGTCCAGTCCTGCTCCTGCAGATAG
- the znf488 gene encoding LOW QUALITY PROTEIN: zinc finger protein 488 (The sequence of the model RefSeq protein was modified relative to this genomic sequence to represent the inferred CDS: deleted 1 base in 1 codon): MRHAPARSLKGISGSGRGEGRQYGGRFSRISNYSSPRNERASLPRSSAPAATCGHTAQASCSMSGGLTMDHSLLPRSIWTGDSKFLQHPADLYTSVVVTRSIPAGTCFGPCVLQNTFYDTIAFIAQKSCDKRAKSYVFRVDPEAMRNSALVLSWLRLVQAARNGEEQNTEAFLKAGQLYVRTIRDIREEEELLVWYDQELSHLLGFADTTRGSSEEFRCGRCNQVFKNENPFLAHCRFLCTQVKSDTWSREVYEHKHVEFKRQHRVTDFHNIARDLEHKKSGSNEDAEIFPKRRKYEETLYPKGRKTVLLEKTNISNDDNITQLSKGYDQAAGDASSSAGKQLKADKIKPDHLGCKNDAFAQAGEAKGTFTHDRAMDARSETGESSGVRSSSSSAFSLVLSKSRGEQKSAFCKPSKLTSPTDPQAHLSSASTAPSSRLEEMTDAFPSTTVMGYNNLMASSILSGDLQTVPSPVAINNAFHYAPEHWSRNIGVQLQTTSSLTILPPTFTSFGVSVQNWCAKCNLSFRMTSDLVFHMRSHHKKEFAAESQVRRRREEKLTCPICHEYFRERHHLSRHMTSHN, translated from the exons ATGCGCCACGCTCCAGCGCGCTCTCTGAAGGGGATAAGTGggagtgggagaggagag gggcgACAGTACGGAGGAAGATTCAGCCGGATAAGTAACTACTCGTCGCCAAGAAACGAGAGGGCATCGTTACCGAGGTCCTCTGCACCTGCTGCAACCTGCGGCCACACGGCACAAGCATCCTGCTCGATGTCCGGCGG TTTAACGATGGATCACTCTCTCCTGCCTCGGTCCATCTGGACCGGTGACAGTAAATTCCTCCAGCATCCAGCGGATCTCTACACCAGTGTGGTCGTTACGCGCAGCATCCCTGCAGGCACGTGCTTTGGTCCATGTGTGCTCCAAAACACTTTCTACGACACCATCGCCTTCATAGCGCAGAAATCCTGCGACAAGAGAGCGAAGTCCTACGTGTTCAGG GTGGACCCCGAGGCCATGCGTAACTCTGCGCTGGTGCTGTCCTGGCTGCGGCTCGTTCAGGCTGCGCGCAATGGAGAGGAGCAGAACACAGAGGCCTTCCTGAAAGCGGGTCAGCTGTATGTGCGGACCATCCGGGACATccgggaggaggaagagctgctGGTGTGGTACGACCAGGAGCTGTCTCACCTACTGGGCTTCGCGGACACGACCAGAGGGTCGAGTGAAG agTTCAGATGTGGAAGATGTAACCAGGTCTTCAAGAATGAGAATCCTTTCCTGGCTCACTGCAGATTCCTGTGCACTCAGGTAAAGAGTGACACCTGGAGCCGCGAGGTCTACGAGCACAAGCATGTGGAATTTAAGAGGCAACATCGAGTGACAGATTTCCACAACATCGCCAGAGATTTGGAGCACAAAAAATCCGGCAGCAACGAAGACGCAGAGATTTTCCCCAAGAGAAGGAAATACGAGGAAACTCTTTACCCCAAAGGGCGGAAAACGGTCCTGTTAGAAAAGACGAATATTTCAAACGATGACAATATTACACAGCTGAGTAAGGGCTACGACCAGGCAGCAGGAGACGCGTCTTCCTCTGCGGGGAAACAACTGAAAGCTGATAAGATCAAACCGGATCATTTGGGATGTAAGAATGACGCTTTTGCTCAAGCTGGGGAAGCCAAAGGGACCTTTACGCACGACCGAGCGATGGACGCACGGTCGGAGACAGGTGAGAGCTCTGGTGTGCGctcaagcagcagcagcgcatTTTCTTTGGTCCTTTCCAAGAGTCGGGGCGAGCAGAAAAGCGCTTTCTGTAAGCCGAGTAAATTAACGTCTCCTACTGACCCCCAGGCGCATCTCAGCAGCGCTTCAACAGCCCCCTCTAGCCGCCTAGAGGAGATGACTGATGCCTTTCCCTCCACGACTGTCATGGGATACAACAATCTGATGGCCTCCTCCATCCTGAGCGGTGACTTACAGACTGTGCCCTCCCCGGTTGCAATAAACAATGCTTTCCATTACGCACCGGAGCACTGGTCCAGGAACATTGGCGTGCAGCTGCAGACAACATCTTCCCTCACGATCCTTCCGCCAACTTTCACCTCGTTCGGCGTGTCGGTGCAGAACTGGTGCGCCAAATGCAACCTGTCCTTCCGCATGACCTCCGACCTCGTTTTCCACATGCGCTCTCACCACAAGAAGGAGTTCGCGGCGGAGTcccaggtgaggaggaggagggaggagaaactCACCTGCCCGATCTGCCACGAATACTTCCGAGAGCGGCACCACCTGTCCAGACACATGACCTCTCATAACTGA